One genomic window of Pseudopipra pipra isolate bDixPip1 chromosome 17, bDixPip1.hap1, whole genome shotgun sequence includes the following:
- the EDEM2 gene encoding ER degradation-enhancing alpha-mannosidase-like protein 2, which translates to MRGPGAAVLRCLGSLLCLWALRLPAGPVAAARGLDVASYRERVRAMFYHAYEHYLESAFPYDELRPLTCDGQDTWGSFSLTLIDALDTLLILGNVSEFQRVVNVLQEGLDFDIDVNASVFETNIRVVGGLLSAHLLSRKAGVEVEAGWPCSGPLLRMAEEAARKLLPAFQTPTGMPYGTVNLLHGVNPGETPVTCTAGIGTFIVEFATLSHLTGDPVFEDVARKALKALWKNRSDIGLVGNHIDVITAKWVAQDAGIGAGVDSYFEYLVKGAILLQDKELMSMFLEYNKAIKNYTKFDDWYLWVQMYKGTVSMPVFQSLEAYWPGLQSLIGDVDNAMRTFLNYYTVWKQFGGLPEFYNIPQGYTVDKREGYPLRPELIESAMYLYRATRDPTLLELGRDAVESIEKISKVDCGFATIKDLRDHRLDNRMESFFLAETIKYLYLLFDPDNFIHNNGSDFDVVVTPYGECVLNAGGYIFNTEAHPIDPAALHCCRKRKEEQWEVEDLMREFYSLKKTKKFTLKRPSDPGEGESAKDPEDAEKTGEKRRSKKSSHSLLSCPSQSFNSKLAVLGQVFLDNT; encoded by the exons ATGCGGGGGCCCGGCGCGGCCGTGCTGCGCTGCCTCGGCTCCCTGCTGTGCCTCTGGGCGCTGCGGCTCCCGGCGGGCCCCGTCGCGGCCGCCCGCGGGCTGGACGTCGCTTCGTACCG ggagagggtgCGGGCCATGTTCTACCACGCCTACGAGCACTACCTGGAGAGCGCCTTCCCCTACGACGAGCTGCGGCCGCTGACTTGCGACGGGCAGGACACCTGGGGCAG cTTCTCCCTCACGCTCATCGACGCCCTGGACACGCTGCTA ATCTTGGGGAATGTTTCTGAGTTCCAGAGAGTTGTCAATgtgctgcaggaagggctggacTTCGACATTGATGTCAATGCCTCTGTCTTTGAAACCAACATTCGAG TGGTGGGGGGGCTCCTCTCTGCCCACCTGCTCTCCAGGAAGGCTGGTGTGGAGGTCGAGGCGGGCTGGCCGTGCTCGGGGCCTCTCCTGAGGATGGCAGAGGAAGCAGCTCGTAAACTGCTGCCAG CTTTCCAGACCCCAACTGGGATGCCCTATGGCACAGTGAACCTCCTGCATGGAGTCAACCCTGGGGAGACCCCAGTTACCTGTACTGCTGGAATTGGTACATTTATAGTGGAATTTGCCACTTTAAGCCACCTCACTGGTGACCCAGTGTTCGAGGATGTGGCCAGGAAGGCTTTGAAGGCCCTGTGGAAAAATCGCTCAGATATTGGGCTG GTGGGGAACCACATTGATGTGATCACTGCCAAGTGGGTGGCCCAGGATGCTGGCATTGGGGCAGGGGTGGACTCCTACTTTGAGTACCTGGTGAAAGGAGCCATTCTCCTGCAGGACAAGGAGCTGATGTCCATGTTTCTGG AATATAACAAAGCTATCAAAAATTACACCAAGTTTGATGACTGGTACCTGTGGGTTCAGATGTACAAAGGAACAGTGTCCATGCCTGTGTTTCAATCCCTGGAGGCCTATTGGCCAGGCTTACAG AGCCTAATTGGGGATGTGGATAATGCCATGAGGACCTTCCTCAACTATTACACTGTCTGGAAGCAGTTTGGGGGGCTGCCTGAGTTCTACAACATTCCCCAGGGCTACACAGTGGACAAGAGAGAGGGATATCCACTCAGGCCTG agctgattGAGAGTGCCATGTATCTGTACCGTGCTACAAGAGATCCCAcgctcctggagctgggaagagaTGCAGTGGAGTCAATAGAGAAAATCAGCAAGGTGGACTGTGGGTTTGCAACT ATCAAAGACTTGAGGGATCACAGGCTGGATAATCGCATGGAATCCTTCTTTTTGGCTGAAACAATCAAATACTTGTACCTGCTGTTTGACCCGGACAACTTCATCCACAACAATGGCTCAGACTTCGACGTGGTGGTTACACCATATGGGGAGTGTGTCTTGAATGCTGGAGGCTACATCTTCAACACAGAGGCTCATCCCATCgatcctgctgccctgcactgctgcaggaaGCGCAAGGAGGAGCAGTGGGAGGTGGAAGACTTGATGCGGGAATTCTACTCActgaagaaaaccaagaaaTTCACTTTAAAAAGACCCTCTGACCCCGGTGAAGGGGAGAGTGCAAAAGACCCTGAAGATGCAGAGAAAACTGGAGAGAAGAGAAGATCTAAGAAGAGCTCACACTCCCTCCTGAGTTGCCCCAGTCAATCTTTTAACTCCAAGCTTGCAGTACTGGGACAGGTCTTCCTAGATAACACCTGA